In Glycine max cultivar Williams 82 chromosome 7, Glycine_max_v4.0, whole genome shotgun sequence, a single window of DNA contains:
- the LOC100798737 gene encoding F-box/kelch-repeat protein SKIP4, with product MEHVDKGKESSNSDNEVEATNSPIICGLPDDISLMCLARIPRKYHSVLKCVSKRWRDLICSEEWICYRRKHKLDETWIYALCKDKSKEIFCYVLDPTDPIRYWKLVGGLPPHISKREGMGFEVLGNKLFLLGGCREFLGSTNEVYSYDASSNCWAQATSLSTARYNFACEVLDEKLYVIGGSGSNSSDHSWETFDPLTNCWTSQTDPKIVSEIKHSVVLDGNIYVRCARFCANPRVFSVVYKPSSGTWQYADDDMVSGWTGPVVVVDGTLYVLDHSLGRTRLMISLKEGREWIPVGRLLPLHTRPPFQLVAVGKSIFVVGRVLSTVVVDVGDLGNEDQVIVGSAIPGLLFDVNVLSVKCLSI from the exons ATGGAGCATGTAGATAAAGGAAAAGAATCATCAAATAGTGACAATGAAGTAGAAGCCACAAATTCTCCAATTATTTGTGGCCTTCCAGATGATATTTCTCTTATGTGCCTGGCAAGAATTCCTAGAAAATATCATTCTGTCCTGAAGTGTGTCTCAAAGAGATGGAGGGACTTAATTTGCAGTGAAGAGTGGATCTGTTATCGCCGAAAGCACAAACTCGATGAAACCTGGATTTATGCTTTGTGCAAGGACAAATCAAAGGAGATTTTCTGTTATGTTTTGGATCCAACTGACCCCATAAGATATTGGAAGCTCGTTGGTGGTCTTCCACCTCACATCTCAAAAAGAGAAGGCATGGGTTTTGAAGTGTTGGGAAATAAGCTATTCTTATTGGGTGGTTGTAGAGAGTTTCTAGGTTCTACAAACGAGGTTTATTCATATGATGCCTCCTCAAACTGTTGGGCTCAAGCTACTTCCTTGTCAACAGCTAG GTACAACTTTGCTTGTGAagttttggatgaaaaactaTATGTTATCGGGGGAAGTGGTTCAAATTCAAGTGATCATTCTTGGGAGACTTTTGACCCTTTGACAAATTGTTGGACATCTCAGACAGATCCTAAAATTGTTTCTGAAATTAAACATTCAGTGGTTCTTGATGGGAATATATACGTTCGATGTGCCAGATTTTGTGCAAATCCTCGTGTATTTTCTGTTGTCTATAAACCATCTAGTGGCACATGGCAGTATGCAGATGATGACATGGTTTCAGGATGGACAGGTCCTGTAGTTGTTGTTGATGGTACCCTTTATGTCTTGGATCATAGTTTGGGAAGAACTAGGTTAATGATATCACTTAAAGAAGGACGCGAGTGGATACCCGTTGGAAGGCTATTACCTTTGCATACTAGACCACCCTTTCAACTTGTTGCAGTTGGTAAAAGCATTTTTGTTGTTGGGAGAGTGCTTAGCACTGTGGTTGTTGATGTTGGTGATTTGGGGAATGAGGATCAGGTGATTGTGGGTTCTGCTATACccggattattatttgatgtcaATGTATTAAGTGTTAAATGCTTGTCAATCTGA
- the LOC100784812 gene encoding F-box/kelch-repeat protein SKIP4, which produces MEHADKGKESSNSINEVEVTNSPIICGLPDDISLMCLARIPRKYHSVMKCVSKRWRNLICSEEWFCYRRKHKLDETWIYALCRDKSNEIFCYVLDPTLSRRYWKLIDNLPPQISKRKGIGFEALGNKLFLLGGCSEFLDSTDEVYSYDASSNCWAQATSLSTARYNFGCEVLDKKLYAIGGGGSKSSYHSWETFDPLTNCWTSQTDPKIVNEIKDSVVLDGKIYVRCSRYPVTPHVFAVVYEPSSGTWEYADDDMVSGWTGPAVAVDGTLYVLDQSAGTKLMMWHKERREWILVGKLSPLPIRQPCQLVAVGKSIFVVGRVLSTVVVDVDNLGNEDQVIVGSAIPGLLFDVNVTSVKCLSN; this is translated from the exons ATGGAACATGCAGATAAAGGAAAAGAATCATCAAATAGTATAAATGAAGTAGAAGTCACTAATTCTCCAATTATTTGTGGCCTTCCAGATGATATTTCTCTTATGTGCCTCGCAAGAATTCCAAGAAAATATCATTCTGTCATGAAGTGTGTCTCAAAGAGATGGAGGAACTTGATTTGCAGTGAAGAATGGTTCTGTTATCGCCGAAAGCACAAACTTGATGAAACCTGGATTTATGCTTTGTGCAGGGACAAATCAAATGAGATTTTCTGTTATGTATTGGATCCAACCTTGTCAAGAAGATACTGGAAGCTCATTGATAACCTTCCACCTCAAATCTCGAAAAGAAAAGGCATAGGTTTTGAAGCTTTGGGAAATAAGCTATTCTTATTGGGTGGTTGTAGCGAGTTTCTAGATTCTACTGATGAGGTTTATTCATATGATGCTTCCTCAAACTGTTGGGCTCAAGCTACTTCCTTGTCAACTGCTAG GTACAACTTTGGTTGTGAAGTTTTGGATAAAAAACTATATGCTATCGGGGGAGGAGGTTCAAAGTCAAGTTATCATTCTTGGGAGACTTTTGACCCTTTGACAAATTGTTGGACATCTCAGACAGATCCTAAAATTGTTAATGAAATTAAAGATTCAGTGGTTCTTGACGGGAAGATATACGTCCGATGTAGCAGATATCCTGTAACTCCTCATGTATTTGCTGTTGTATATGAACCATCAAGTGGCACATGGGAGTATGCAGATGATGACATGGTTTCAGGATGGACTGGTCCTGCAGTTGCTGTTGATGGTACCCTTTATGTCTTGGATCAGAGTGCAGGAACTAAGTTAATGATGTGGCATAAAGAGAGACGCGAGTGGATACTCGTTGGAAAGCTATCACCATTGCCTATTAGACAACCCTGCCAGCTTGTTGCAGTTGGTAAAAGCATTTTCGTTGTTGGGAGAGTGCTTAGCACTGtggttgttgatgttgataatttgGGGAATGAGGATCAGGTGATTGTGGGTTCTGCTATACctggattattatttgatgtcaATGTAACAAGTGTTAAATGCTTGTCAAACTGA